The following are encoded together in the Hoplias malabaricus isolate fHopMal1 chromosome 3, fHopMal1.hap1, whole genome shotgun sequence genome:
- the crygmxl2 gene encoding crystallin, gamma MX, like 2, with translation MGKIVFYEGRNFQGRLYECSEDCSDTFRHFSCCNSIRVMGGHWVAYEKPNYMGYQYVLSRGEYPDFHHWMGFNNCIRSCQMYPPYRGGYKMRIYSRPEMAGHMMEFSEDCPNVYDRFRFHDIYSAHVMEGYWVFYEHPHYRGRQYFLRPGEYRACSDWGCSNPMIGSFRRMRGGFM, from the exons ATGGGAAAG ATCGTGTTTTACGAAGGCCGCAACTTCCAGGGGCGCCTTTACGAGTGCTCTGAGGACTGTTCTGACACCTTCAGGCACTTTAGCTGCTGCAACTCCATTCGAGTGATGGGGGGTCACTGGGTGGCCTATGAGAAGCCCAACTACATGGGTTATCAGTACGTTCTGAGCCGTGGGGAGTACCCTGACTTTCACCACTGGATGGGCTTCAACAATTGCATCAGATCTTGTCAGATGTATCCCCCG TACAGAGGAGGCTACAAGATGAGAATCTACAGCCGACCTGAAATGGCTGGACACATGATGGAGTTCTCAGAAGACTGTCCCAACGTCTATGACCGTTTCCGCTTCCATGACATCTACTCTGCCCATGTCATGGAAGGCTATTGGGTCTTCTATGAGCACCCACACTACAGAGGCCGCCAGTACTTCCTGAGGCCCGGAGAGTACAGAGCCTGCTCAGACTGGGGCTGCTCCAACCCCATGATTGGCTCTTTCAGAAGAATGAGAGGTGGTTTCATGTAA